A stretch of the Erinaceus europaeus chromosome 23, mEriEur2.1, whole genome shotgun sequence genome encodes the following:
- the LOC132535498 gene encoding splicing factor 3A subunit 2-like produces the protein SHPPIYPSIHPSIHPPSIHPPSTHPSTHPSIHPSIHNPSIHHPSIHPPSIHHPPIHHPSIHPSTIHPPSIHPSIHPPSIHLPSIHLSTIHHLSIHPSIIHPSIIHPFIHHPPHPSSILPPSIHSSTIHPPSIHHPSIHPSIHPPSTHPSIYPPSIHPPSTHPPVHPPSMHPSTIHPPIHPSILPSTIHPPSIHHPSIHHPSIHYPSIHPPSIHHPSIIH, from the coding sequence tcccatccacccatctatccatccatccacccatccatccatccaccatccatccatccaccatccacccatccatccacccatccatccatccatccatccatccacaatccatccatccaccatccatccattcatccaccatccatccaccatccacccatccaccatccatccatccatccatccaccatccatccaccttccatccatccatccatccatccaccatccatccaccttccatccatccatctatccaccatccaccatctatccatccacccatccatcatccatccttccatcatccatccattcatccaccatccaccccatccatcatccatccttccaccatccatccattcatccaccatccatccaccatccatccaccatccatccatccatccatccatccatccaccatccacccacccatccatctatccaccgtccatccatccaccatctacccatccacccgtccatccaccatccatgcatccatccaccatccatccacccatccacccatccatccttccatccaccatccatccaccatccatccaccatccatccatccaccatccatccatccactatccatccattcatccaccatccatccaccatccatccatcatccat